A portion of the Desmodus rotundus isolate HL8 chromosome 8, HLdesRot8A.1, whole genome shotgun sequence genome contains these proteins:
- the COX6C gene encoding cytochrome c oxidase subunit 6C produces MSSGALTKPQMRGLLAKRLRFHLVGAILVSLGVAASYKFGVADKRKKAYADFYRNYDSMKDFEEMRKAGIFQSAK; encoded by the exons AtgtcttctggagctttgacaaAACCGCAGATGCGCGGCCTCCTGGCCAAGCGTCTGCGATTTCACCTTGTGGGagccatccttgtatccctgggggTTGCAGCTTCCTATAAG TTTGGTGTGGCTgacaaaagaaagaaggcatATGCAGATTTCTACAGAAATTATGACTCCATGAAAGATTTTGAGGAGATGAGGAAGGCTGGTATCTTTCAGAGTGCAAAGTGA